The DNA region GTGCTTTTGATGAGTGCCACACCGATTCCGCGATCCCTTTCGATGACGATGTATGGGGATCTTAGTATGACGACCATTCGGGATCTCCCAAAAGGACGCAAGCGCATTATTACCAGACTACTCCGGGAAAGTCACCGCTCGGAAATGGAAGCCATCGTACTGGAACAATTACGGCAGGGACGGCAGGCCTACATCGTTTATCCGCAAGTGGATGAAAGCGAGAAGAGTGATCTAAAAAATGCGGAAGCAGGCTTTTCAGCATGGCAGCAGTTGTATCAGAAGGACAAGGTTGGGCTTGTCCACGGAAAGATGAAGAGTCAGGAAAAAGAAGCGGTCATGGCACGGTTCAAGTCGGGACAGGTACAGGTTCTAGTGGCAACGACGGTCATTGAAGTCGGCGTGGATGCATCGGAAGCAACTGCCATTGTCATTGAACATGCAGAGAGATTTGGGTTGAGTCAATTACATCAGTTACGGGGACGTGTTGGGCGGGGTAATCATCAGAGCTATTGTATCCTTATGGCAGAATGGCGTCAATCTTTGGAGTCCAAAGAACGATTGAAAGTGATTGAGCGTACCACGGACGGGTTTGAGATCAGCGAAGCAGACCTAAAGTTGCGGGGAGCAGGTGATCTATTTGGAACCCGGCAAAGTGGAATGCCGGAACTTCGGATTGCAGAGATCCCGGAGGACACACCGATTCTGGAACAGGCGCGACAGGTCGTGAGGGATCTTTGGGAACAGGATCAAGATCTGGCTTTACCTCAGCACCGGGCCATGTACACATATTTTGAGACGTTCATATTGGCACGGATGGAGGGGTATGCACGTATAGGCTAAGGGAATATGGAGAAATACTGGGACATATTTCTGAGCGGTTACGAGGCCTACTCACGCTATTTGTGGATAGAGATCACGGTCCCCCACTGGCAAAATTATTTCTATTGGCTGGTTGGGGTTAGCCTCTTTTTCTTTGTGTTTGAGCTTTTTGCCCCGTGGCGTAAAGAGCAGAAGAGGTTCAGGCATGATTTCTGGCTGGATCTCTTCTATATGTTCTTCAACTACTTCCTGTTCTCGCTCTTTATCTTCAATGCGGCGAGTATGGTGGTTGTGAATCTCTTTAACGATGCGCTGGCCATTATTGGGATTACCAACTTGGTGGCGATTCAGGTGGGGAATCTGCCCGTGTGGGCACAGCTACTGGTGCTTTTTGTGATCCGGGATTTTATTCATTGGAATGTTCACCGGCTTTTGCACCGCATCCCGGCATTATGGGAGTTTCACAAGGTGCATCATTCGGTGGAAGAGATGGGATTTGCTGCACATCTGCGGTTTCACTGGATGGAGAATGTGGTCTACAATGGACTACAGTATATCCCTCTGGCGATGATCGGGTTTGGGATTGAAGAGTTCTTTATTGTATACCTGGTCACACTGGTGATCGGGCATTCAAATCACAGCAATATCTGGATCCCTTTGGGCCCCCTGAAATATATAATCAACAGTCCCCAGATGCACATTTGGCATCATGCCAAGCACTGGCCGGAGGGCCATCCGTATGGCATCAATTACGGGATCAGCCTCAGCCTGTGGGACTATCTATTCAAGACCGCATCCATCCCTCATAGCGGACGTGACATTGAGCTCGGTTTTGAAGATCTGGAGGAATTCCCTAAGACGTTTGTGCGACAAAGTTTGCATGGACTCGGCACCGGAAAAAAGAGGAAAAAGTCTCGGTGATTTCGGATGCGTGCAAACCTGTAGAAATGGTCAGGCAGGAGGTCCTTCATTGAGAACCCGGCACAGATCCCACCCATGCGACGCAAGTTGATGTCCTTTTCCCAAAGGTCATCAGATAACGCGGCGCTCTGTGAACCTCGTACCTAAAATTCCCCCAATGCGTAATCTTGACGTATCCCAGACGGGCTTTCAGTAGATCTTGAAATTTCAAGTAAGCCAAGATTGAGCCAATACTTGCAGTTTAATTTACGGAAATTTGGAATTATTAAAACGAAGTACTATACTAGCGTCGTTTTATTTTTACTTCTAATAAAACTCAAACTGGACTCATGAAAAAATACATTGGCTGGATGGCATTGCTGGTTTGTTTGGCTATATCCATCGGATCTTTGGGAACGATTAAGAAGATTGCAGATGCGAAACAACATTCAACTGCAGGATGCGGACTCTGTATAGTATATGACAGAGAGTCGGGCGAGACAGAATCTTATCCCTATGTTGACCCTGAGAGTGACTTGAAACCCGACGGCTGTGCCTGTAGCTGTAGGTAGAGGAGATCGTCAGTTTGATCTCCTTTGGTTTTATACACGATTGGTTCAAAGAAAAGGACAGTGAATCGAGTTAGGTCTTTGTATGTGGTCGTGCTTCTGGGTGTTGTGATCTCACTTACTTTGACACCACCTCCTGCAGTAGCGCAAAATAAAATTTCACGATTTCTCACTGATGAAGGTGAGCCACCCATGTCAGCAGTGATAGGGTATATTCCGCTTAGCCCCGATTCTGCTTTGGTTGTGGATAATACCGATTCGATCTTTTTGATCATATCTGACCGAAGGGAAAGGTTATTAGGACAGAAGGGCGGTGGCTCATGTGAACATCAACAAGTGACGTCTTACACACTAGCAGGGGATACACTCTTTGTACTTGATACTCAACTTGGGCGGATTACGGGATATTCCATTCATACTGGAGAATGCCTAAAAGAAGTGGTAATGCCAGAATTGGCTCAATTTTCCCAGATTGAAAAAAACGGGAATTGGTTTTATCTGGCGAAGGCCAACTATAATAGTTCGGACCCTCCCGACGAACCTCTGCTCTATCGCCTTGGTTCTGAAGGTGATCTCTTGCCTTTGGCTTTAACGATAGAGGATCTAGACGCGG from Rhodothermaceae bacterium includes:
- a CDS encoding sterol desaturase family protein; amino-acid sequence: MEKYWDIFLSGYEAYSRYLWIEITVPHWQNYFYWLVGVSLFFFVFELFAPWRKEQKRFRHDFWLDLFYMFFNYFLFSLFIFNAASMVVVNLFNDALAIIGITNLVAIQVGNLPVWAQLLVLFVIRDFIHWNVHRLLHRIPALWEFHKVHHSVEEMGFAAHLRFHWMENVVYNGLQYIPLAMIGFGIEEFFIVYLVTLVIGHSNHSNIWIPLGPLKYIINSPQMHIWHHAKHWPEGHPYGINYGISLSLWDYLFKTASIPHSGRDIELGFEDLEEFPKTFVRQSLHGLGTGKKRKKSR